The following nucleotide sequence is from Phycisphaera sp..
TCTTCGGCAAGGGCTCCGACTCGTGGCTCGTGCCCGTCCTGGCCGTCGGCCTCATCGCCGTCGCGTTCGTGGTCAACCTACTTGGCAACACGCTCATCGGAGGGTTCAGCAAGGTCACCGCCGTTGTCAAGATCCTGGGCATCGCCGTGTTCGCCGGCATCGGTTTGTGGGTGTCGGGCCTCTCGTTTGACACCCTCACCTCAGGCGGTGCCGACCAGGCCAGCGGCGGGGTCACAGGCTTCCTTGCCGCGGTGGCGCTCTCGATCCTGGCCTACAAGGGCTTCACCACCATTACCAACAGCGGTGATGAGATCAAGAACCCGAAGAAGAACGTCGGGCGATCCATCATCTTCTCGCTCATCATCTGCACCGTTCTGTACATCATCGTTACCCTGGCCGTCGCGGCAAACTTGAGCGTCAACGAGATCATCGCTGCCAAGGACTCGTCTCTGGCCGAAGCCGCGCGCCCTGCCGTGGGCCAGTGGGGCGAGTGGCTTACCGTCGCTCTGGCCATCGTCGCTACGATCTCCGGGCTCATCGCCAGCATGTTCGCCGCCTCGCGCATGTTTGCGATGCTTACCGACATGAAGCTTGTCCCGCACAGCCACTTCGGCATGCCCGGGCGCATCCAGAAGCACACGCTTGTGTACACAGCCGTCATCGCGATGGTGCTGGCCACCTTCTTCGACCTCAGCCGGATCGCGTCGCTCGGGGCCATCTTCTACATCGTCATGGATATGGCCATCCACTGGGGGGTCTACCGCCACCTCCGGAAAGATGTCGGCGCAAAGGCCCCCATCGTCCTGACCGCATTCGTGCTCGACGCGATCGTACTGGGCGCGTTCCTGTACCTGAAGGCTACCTCTGACCCATTGGTGCTCGTGGTCTCGGTGGTCGGTATGGCCATCATCTTCGGTGCCGAGTGGTGGTTCATCAGGCGGTCCAATACCGCAGAGTCGACTCACAACAACGAAGCGATGTAGTCAGTACCCGATACCCATTCGATCGATGGGAACGCCCAAGAGGAACCAATCAATGCCACGCGACCCCGTCTGCGGGATGGAAGTTACGCCTGACAATGCCGCCGCTCGTGTCGAGCACAACGGCCAGGAGCACCTGTTCTGCAGCACGGGGTGCGCTGACAAGTTCCGCGCCGACCCAGACAAGTACCTCGGTGGGCAAGCTCTCAAGTGCGAAGGCGCCGAGGATGCTATCTACACCTGCCCCATGCACCCAGAAGTCAGGCAAGTCGGCCCGGGTGACTGCCCCAAGTGCGGCATGGCCCTCGAACCCGTCGACGCCACCGCCGAGCAGGATGACACCGAGCTGCGCGACACCACTCGTCGCTTCTGGATAGCCGCCACCCTCACCGCGCCGCTGCTGGTCTACGTCATGGGCAACATGCTACTGGGTCATCCTTTCGATCGCTGGATCAGCCCTGCAGTCAGCCAGTGGGCCGAACTCGCTCTGGCAACCCCGGTCGTGATCTGGTGCGCCTGGCCATTCTTCGTTCGCGGCGTTCGCTCCATCAGGGCCCTCAGCCCGAACATGTGGACGCTCATCTCCATCGGTGTCTCGATCGCCTATGTCTTCAGCGTCGTGGCCACTATCGCCCCTGGCCTCTTCCCCGAGTCCCTGCGCGGCGAGTCGGGCCAGGTGGGGGTGTACTTCGAGGCTGCCGCCGTCATCGTTACCCTCGTGCTCTTGGGCCAAGTCATGGAGCTGCGTGCTCGCCGTCAGACCGGCGGCGCGATCCGCGAACTCCTCGAGCTTGCGCCACCCACGGCGCGACTGATCCGTGACATCGGCTCCGACGAGGAGGTGCCCGTGGATCAACTCGCTACCGGCGACCGCGTCCGTGTCCGCCCCGGAGACAAGATCCCCATCGACGGCAGCGTCAAGGAGGGCAAGAGCACCGTTGACGAGTCCATGCTCACCGGTGAGCCCGTGCCCGTTGAAAAGTCCTCGGGCGACGACGTCACCGGCGGCACCGTGAACAAGACCGGGTCCTTCGTTATGACCGTGAGTCGAACCGGCTCGGACACGACCCTCGCCCAGATCGTACAGATGGTCGCCGATGCCCAGCGCTCCAGAGCGCCCATCCAACGCCTGGCCGACGCCGTCGCCGCGTGGTTCGTGCCGATCGTCGTCGCCATCGCAATCATCGCCTTCATCACGTGGCTGCTAGTAGGCCCGTCGCCCTCGTTCAGCTACGCCCTGGTCGCCGCCGTTTCGGTGCTCATCATCGCATGCCCCTGTGCCCTCGGGCTGGCGACGCCCATGTCCATCATGGTCGCCGCCGGCCTGGGTGCCAAGCAGGGTGTGCTCGTCAAGAATGCCGCCGCGCTCGAAGCGTTCGAGTCCATCGACACCATCGTCGTCGACAAGACCGGCACGCTCACCGAAGGCAAGCCCAAGCTCGTGGGCGCCGACATGCAAGGCCGCCAGGACGAGCCACGCATCTTCGCCCTCCTGGCCGCCGCCGAACGCGGTAGCGAGCATCCTCTCGCTCAAGCCATCATCGAAGGCCTCGAAGAACACGCCCACGAGCGATTGGAAGCCACCGACTTCGAAAGCATCACTGGCAAGGGCATCATCGCCACCGTGGAGGGCTCCAAGATTGCTATCGGCTCGCCCGCCCTCATGCAAGACCAGGACGTGGACATCACCGCGCTCACCGATCAGGCAGACCAGCACCGCAAGGAAGGCGCCACTGCCATGTTCGCCAGCGTCGATGGTCGGCTCACGACACTACTGGCCGTCGCCGACCCGATCAAGAAGACCACCCGCGTCGCCATCGACGCCCTGCACAAGCAGGGCCTCACCATCGTCATGCTGACGGGCGACAACCAGACCACCGCTCGAGCCATCGCCGACCAACTCGGCATCGACCGTTTCGAAGCCGAGGTGCTACCCGAGCAGAAGGCCGCGACTATCCGCAAACTCCAGGCCGATGGTCACAAGGTCGCTATGGCAGGCGACGGCGTCAACGACGCGCCCGCACTGGCACAGGCCGACATCGGCGTCGCGATGGGTACCGGCGCGGGCGTGGCCATCGAGAGCGCCGCCATCACCCTCGTTGGCGGGGACCTCAACGGACTCGTCCGTGCCCGCGAACTCAGCCGCGCCACCATGCGCAACATCCGCCAGAACCTCTTCTTCGCATTTGCTTACAACACCGCCGGCGTGCCCATTGCCGCGGGCATCCTCTACCCCTTCTTCGGCGTCCTGCTCAGCCCCATGCTCGCCGCTGCGGCCATGAGCTTCAGCAGCGTCTCGGTCATCCTCAACGCGCTTCGGCTTCGCCTTCACGTCTTCCCTCGCTCCTGACCTTATCCCTGAGGCACTCAATCGCGAGGACGACAGTCGTCTCATGATCTTAAGTCCCCTGCTTGCGAAGCGATGGCATTGTAGGTTCAGGACCGCAACACGTTGTCGTGCCAGCTACAAGCCATGTGCGGCTTCGGCAAGCAAGACTATTCCGAAGTACCCCGCAATTGCCTTGGATGCGGTGGTCTCATCCGATCAATCAGACCACCGAGAGCCGCTGCGATTGTTTGCGAAGAGTCGCCTGCTATTGGTAGGTAGTATCGAGTTCTTTCGTACATATGCCTCGTGGATCAACGTGGACATCCGCTCAGGGTCTTCTGTCCAATCGAACAACTTTGCGTAGCCGCACTCCACGTTGTCGTGCAGTCGCGGAGGGATGGTGTGTTGGTCGTACTCCTTACGGCCACACGCAGGGTGGGTAGGCAGGAAGAGTCCCAGCAGGCCAGACCGCGGGCTGGCTCGAGTATCGCGAATGCTGGCCGAGAGTTCCCAGTCAACGAATTTTCGTTGCCACGTATTGGCACCAATGAGCACTACAGTGACTGAACTATCTCGAAGATACTCGTCTCGGATACGCTGCATGACGGTCTCCGTGGGGAGCGGGCCTTCAAAGTCTCCACGGTCAACGGACCCTCGAACCAGTGTGTCAAAGTGGACGCCAAGACGTTCAAATAGCAATTTGTAGCGTTCATCTGCGTCATGGTGGTAGCTGACGAAGACCT
It contains:
- a CDS encoding APC family permease, with product MHRSSFAIRRSADSETAHAHDDQYESGSLTLTGSIAMGTGVMIGAGIFALTGQVAELAGGLFPLAFIAAAVVVAFSAYSYVKVCSQYPSAGGIAMILKKAYGPGVVTVGCSLLMYFSMVINESLVARTFGTYTLRIFGKGSDSWLVPVLAVGLIAVAFVVNLLGNTLIGGFSKVTAVVKILGIAVFAGIGLWVSGLSFDTLTSGGADQASGGVTGFLAAVALSILAYKGFTTITNSGDEIKNPKKNVGRSIIFSLIICTVLYIIVTLAVAANLSVNEIIAAKDSSLAEAARPAVGQWGEWLTVALAIVATISGLIASMFAASRMFAMLTDMKLVPHSHFGMPGRIQKHTLVYTAVIAMVLATFFDLSRIASLGAIFYIVMDMAIHWGVYRHLRKDVGAKAPIVLTAFVLDAIVLGAFLYLKATSDPLVLVVSVVGMAIIFGAEWWFIRRSNTAESTHNNEAM
- a CDS encoding heavy metal translocating P-type ATPase — translated: MPRDPVCGMEVTPDNAAARVEHNGQEHLFCSTGCADKFRADPDKYLGGQALKCEGAEDAIYTCPMHPEVRQVGPGDCPKCGMALEPVDATAEQDDTELRDTTRRFWIAATLTAPLLVYVMGNMLLGHPFDRWISPAVSQWAELALATPVVIWCAWPFFVRGVRSIRALSPNMWTLISIGVSIAYVFSVVATIAPGLFPESLRGESGQVGVYFEAAAVIVTLVLLGQVMELRARRQTGGAIRELLELAPPTARLIRDIGSDEEVPVDQLATGDRVRVRPGDKIPIDGSVKEGKSTVDESMLTGEPVPVEKSSGDDVTGGTVNKTGSFVMTVSRTGSDTTLAQIVQMVADAQRSRAPIQRLADAVAAWFVPIVVAIAIIAFITWLLVGPSPSFSYALVAAVSVLIIACPCALGLATPMSIMVAAGLGAKQGVLVKNAAALEAFESIDTIVVDKTGTLTEGKPKLVGADMQGRQDEPRIFALLAAAERGSEHPLAQAIIEGLEEHAHERLEATDFESITGKGIIATVEGSKIAIGSPALMQDQDVDITALTDQADQHRKEGATAMFASVDGRLTTLLAVADPIKKTTRVAIDALHKQGLTIVMLTGDNQTTARAIADQLGIDRFEAEVLPEQKAATIRKLQADGHKVAMAGDGVNDAPALAQADIGVAMGTGAGVAIESAAITLVGGDLNGLVRARELSRATMRNIRQNLFFAFAYNTAGVPIAAGILYPFFGVLLSPMLAAAAMSFSSVSVILNALRLRLHVFPRS